In a genomic window of Phragmites australis chromosome 14, lpPhrAust1.1, whole genome shotgun sequence:
- the LOC133890427 gene encoding uncharacterized protein LOC133890427 encodes MAGLVAILRQLGDLAELAAEVFHDLHDQVMAASARGRRLALRAKQLEADLPPIEKDRERHCLENAAASNTDRVDWHADPKVSHGVVAAGGMPCFIAECIDRCRGPPRLFMLDRFAAQGEGACLRRYTDPSFFRTHSAKLQEGTLRANRDLKPMENRQKLQNAENPKPPKSAHTDSKFETDASKKASLGFLSMLRQLKHRQINGSVFTSLKPQMQQNIQKYESSPEEKPSSVDHSEIDMSLTSSPDFNIGTGNIAIDASTAIEKAKDNHQGTVRFEYYSSGAGSDNGGNCNELERTSSFKAWLSPDPRFTPEHEHGIIEEASHGTSEACVSNAITSNAAPSSAKKAKQNPNNAVEISYKKGVGKRSKYKGRVEIIASRVCSLPRKLFMKQQHDPLEPAQAAVPTETDSARSWRSDGVVLWSNGDWCSLDVACPSFREQLFGRASDVLLSPDHCEAYRPDSMDPGAEASITSCNPEASPNEAFPPLLITNPVFSGVDSVAESEQCYLDHESTTRLQSTRGPSYNASVDAEIHHQQNGPSISNQCSTPEIYEEPSSTPDSKKMLSPSMKGSVCMINGPLHEPTTVLPENSCSDGTRAVVPPLPPIPPMQWLSVKVHTGPGAASPKPRTLWTKSPEVNHADMSHSLQSVRTQEAEMIQARSQHSRSSQTSETKMAHALDCNENANPDVSHRHGISRDPLLNKDYEEIIRRQSFRKGKILKTTEFPELTLLSDEALSELAEIDTQPQAETRLREECSSNLHKENVFFSAVEQLAKMSPPSVPRPKYSLLEVAPHDRISLRNGSSMIHPSRNILDSRSVLLEQIKNKVSFSLKPVSGMSSTVMGSPTNSRVATILQRADDIRQAHADGNDVGGEDSWSDSD; translated from the exons ATGGCCGGCCTCGTCGCCATCCTCCGCCAGCTCGGGGATCTTGCAGA GCTTGCCGCGGAGGTGTTCCACGACCTGCACGATCAAGTCATGGCCGCGTCCGCACGAGGGCGCCGACTCGCGCTGCGAGCGAAGCAGCTGGAGGCGGACCTGCCGCCCATCGAGAAAGATAGAGAACGCCACTGCCTAGAGAACGCTGCTGCTTCCAACACCG ACCGCGTCGACTGGCACGCAGATCCCAAGGTGAGCCATGGTGTTGTGGCGGCAGGAGGCATGCCATGCTTCATCGCAGAATGCATCGACCGGTGCCGCGGACCTCCGAGGCTGTTCATGCTTGACAG GTTCGCTGCTCAAGGCGAGGGAGCATGCTTGAGGAGGTATACGGATCCTTCCTTCTTCAGGACCCACTCTGCCAAGCTTCAGGAAGGCACTCTCAGAGCAAATAGAGATCTCAAACCCATG GAAAATAGACAAAAGCTTCAGAATGCAGAGAACCCAAAGCCTCCAAAGTCAGCCCATACTGATTCCAA GTTCGAAACAGATGCATCTAAAAAGGCTTCTCTGGGATTCCTTTCAATGCTCCGACAGCTGAAACATCGACAGATCAATGGATCCGTCTTCACAAGCCTCAAACCTCAAATGCAGCAAAACATTCAGAAGTATGAATCGTCACCAGAAGAGAAACCTTCCTCCGTTGATCACTCTGAAATAGACATGTCTCTCACCAGTTCACCAGACTTCAACATTGGAACTGGAAACATTGCAATAGATGCTTCAACTGCCATTGAGAAGGCCAAGGATAACCACCAAGGCACTGTGCGATTTGAATATTACTCATCAGGTGCCGGTTCAGACAACGGGGGAAATTGCAATGAGCTGGAGAGGACTAGTTCTTTCAAGGCATGGCTCTCTCCAGATCCTCGCTTTACTCCTGAGCATGAGCATGGAATTATAGAAGAAGCATCTCATGGTACTTCTGAAGCATGTGTCAGCAATGCCATTACATCAAACGCTGCTCCTAGTAGTGCCAAGAAGGCTAAGCAGAATCCCAACAACGCTGTAGAAATATCCTACAAGAAGGGTGTGGGTAAGAGGTCCAAGTATAAAGGCAGGGTTGAGATTATCGCCTCGAGAGTTTGCAGTTTGCCGAGGAAGCTCTTCATGAAGCAGCAGCACGATCCACTCGAGCCTGCGCAAGCTGCTGTGCCTACTGAAACTGACAGTGCCCGATCATGGCGTTCTGACGGAGTTGTCCTCTGGAGTAACGGAGACTGGTGCTCGCTGGATGTAGCATGTCCAAGTTTCCGGGAGCAACTGTTTGGACGTGCAAGTGACGTGCTTTTATCTCCCGATCATTGTGAGGCATATCGTCCTGATAGCATGGACCCAGGTGCTGAAGCCAGCATCACCAGTTGCAACCCTGAAGCCAGCCCAAACGAGGCTTTTCCACCTCTATTGATTACTAATCCGGTATTCAGTGGAGTTGATTCTGTGGCAGAAAGTGAACAATGCTATTTAGACCATGAAAGTACTACTAGACTGCAAAGCACGAGAGGTCCATCTTATAATGCATCGGTAGATGCAGAAATACATCACCAACAGAATGGTCCTTCCATTTCAAATCAGTGCAGCACTCCAGAAATTTATGAAGAGCCTTCATCTACACCTGATTCCAAAAAAATGTTGTCGCCGAGCATGAAAGGTTCTGTGTGTATGATTAACGGGCCACTGCATGAGCCAACTACTGTGCTGCCTGAAAATTCTTGTTCTGACGGTACCAGAGCTGTCGTACCGCCACTTCCACCTATTCCTCCAATGCAGTGGCTGTCAGTCAAGGTTCATACAGGACCTGGAGCTGCATCTCCTAAACCTAGAACACTCTGGACAAAATCACCAGAGGTAAACCATGCAGATATGAGCCATTCTTTGCAATCAGTCAGAACGCAGGAGGCTGAAATGATTCAGGCCAGAAGCCAGCATAGCCGCAGCAGCCAGACTTCAGAGACGAAAATGGCACATGCATTGGATTGTAATGAGAATGCTAATCCTGATGTGTCCCATAGACATGGAATCAGTAGGGATCCACTTCTTAACAAAGATTATGAGGAAATTATTCGTCGACAATCATTCAGAAAAGGCAAAATTCTGAAGACTACTGAGTTCCCTGAACTTACACTACTTTCAGACGAGGCTTTGTCTGAACTTGCAGAGATAGACACACAGCCACAAGCAGAGACACGGTTGCGAGAAGAGTGCAGTAGTAATCTGCATAAAgaaaatgtgttcttttctgCGGTAGAACAGCTTGCGAAAATGTCACCTCCTTCGGTACCAAGGCCCAAATATTCGCTGCTTGAGGTTGCACCTCATGACAGAATCTCG CTAAGGAACGGTTCAAGTATGATCCACCCTTCAAGAAATATATTGGACAGCAGGAGTGTACTGCTAGAACAGATAAAGAACAAGGTA TCTTTCAGTCTGAAGCCAGTTTCTGGAATGAGCTCAACTGTGATGGGTAGTCCTACCAACTCGAGGGTGGCGACCATTCTGCAGAGGGCAGATGACATTCGTCAG GCTCACGCGGACGGCAACGACGTCGGCGGTGAGGATAGCTGGAGCGACAGTGATTGA
- the LOC133890741 gene encoding 26S proteasome regulatory subunit 4 homolog isoform X1, translated as MGQGTPGGMGKQGGERKPGDGAGDKKDKKFEPPAAPSRVGRKQRKHKGAEAAARLPNVAPLSKCRLRLLKLERVKDYLLMEEEFVAAQERLRPQEGKTEEDRSKVDDLRGTPMSVGSLEEIIDESHAIVSSSVGPEYYVGILSFVDKDQLEPGCSILMHNKVLSVVGILQDEVDPMVSVMKVEKAPLESYADIGGLDAQIQEIKEAVELPLTHPELYEDIGIRPPKGVILYGEPGTGKTLLAKAVANSTSATFLRVVGSELIQKYLGDGPKLVRELFRVADEFSPSIVFIDEIDAIGTKRYDAHSGGEREIQRTMLELLNQLDGFDSRGDVKVILATNRIESLDPALLRPGRIDRKIEFPLPDIKTRRRIFQIHTSKMTLADDVNLEEFVMTKDEFSGADIKAICTEAGLLALRERRMKVTHADFKKAKEKVMYKKKEGVPDGLYM; from the exons ATGGGTCAAGGAACGCCGGGTGGGATGGGCAAGCAGGGCGGCGAGCGCAAGCCGGGCGACGGCGCCGGCGACAAGAAAGACAAAAAGTTCGAGCCGCCGGCCGCTCCGTCCCGCGTCGGCCGCAAGCAGAGAAAGCACAAGGGCGCGGAGGCGGCCGCGAGGCTTCCCAACGTGGCGCCGCTCTCTAAgtgccgcctccgcctcctcaaGCTCGAGCGGGTCAAGGACTatctcctcatggaggaggagtTCGTCGCAGCGCAGGAGCGCCTCCGCCCCCAGGAGGGCAAGACCGAGGAGGACCGCTCCAAGGTCGACGACCTCCGTGGAACGCCCATGAGCGTCGGATCCCTTGAGGAGATCATCGACGAGAGCCATGCCATCGTCTCCTCGTCCGTCGGCCCCGAGTACTACGTCGGCATCCTCTCCTTCGTCGACAAGGACCAGCTCGAGCCGGGATGCTCAATCCTCATGCACAACAAG GTTCTGTCTGTGGTTGGTATATTGCAAGATGAAGTTGATCCTATGGTATCTGTGATGAAAGTTGAGAAAGCTCCTCTGGAATCTTATGCTGACATTGGTGGGTTAGATGCTCAGATTCAAGAAATTAAAGAAGCAGTTGAGCTTCCATTGACCCATCCCGAGCTGTATGAAGACATTGGAATCAGGCCACCCAAGGGAGTCATATTATATGGAGAACCTGGAACAGGGAAAACTCTACTTGCTAAG GCTGTCGCTAACTCCACATCTGCGACTTTCTTGCGTGTTGTCGGAAGTGAGCTTATTCAAAAGTATCTTGGTGATGGTCCAAAACTAGTCAGAGAGCTGTTTAGGGTGGCTGATGAGTTTTCTCCTTCAATAGTCTTTATTGATGAGATAGATGCAATTGGAACAAAGAGGTATGATGCTCATTCAGGAGGCGAGCGTGAGATTCAAAGAACTATGTTGGAGCTGTTGAATCAGCTAGATGGTTTTGACTCGCGTGGAGATGTTAAAGTTATTCTAGCAACAAACCGCATTGAAAGTCTTGATCCAGCTTTGCTTCGGCCAGGCCGAATAGACCGGAAGATAGAATTTCCTTTGCCAGATATTAAAACTAGGCGCCGCATCTTCCAG ATACACACGTCAAAGATGACGTTAGCTGATGATGTGAACCTGGAAGAGTTTGTTATGACCAAAGATGAGTTCTCAGGAGCTGATATTAAGGCTATATGCACGGAGGCTGGATTGCTCGCCCTTAGAGAACGTAGAATGAAG GTGACCCATGCTGACTTCAAGAAGGCAAAGGAGAAGGTGATGTATAAGAAGAAGGAAGGTGTCCCGGATGGCCTCTACATGTGA
- the LOC133890741 gene encoding 26S proteasome regulatory subunit 4 homolog isoform X2 — protein sequence MGQGTPGGMGKQGGERKPGDGAGDKKDKKFEPPAAPSRVGRKQRKHKGAEAAARLPNVAPLSKCRLRLLKLERVKDYLLMEEEFVAAQERLRPQEGKTEEDRSKVDDLRGTPMSVGSLEEIIDESHAIVSSSVGPEYYVGILSFVDKDQLEPGCSILMHNKVLSVVGILQDEVDPMVSVMKVEKAPLESYADIGGLDAQIQEIKEAVELPLTHPELYEDIGIRPPKGVILYGEPGTGKTLLAKAVANSTSATFLRVVGSELIQKYLGDGPKLVRELFRVADEFSPSIVFIDEIDAIGTKRYDAHSGGEREIQRTMLELLNQLDGFDSRGDVKVILATNRIESLDPALLRPGRIDRKIEFPLPDIKTRRRIFQIHTSKMTLADDVNLEEFVMTKDEFSGADIKAICTEAGLLALRERRMKINQREHHTAAKQKNITTVLLSTPMTHP from the exons ATGGGTCAAGGAACGCCGGGTGGGATGGGCAAGCAGGGCGGCGAGCGCAAGCCGGGCGACGGCGCCGGCGACAAGAAAGACAAAAAGTTCGAGCCGCCGGCCGCTCCGTCCCGCGTCGGCCGCAAGCAGAGAAAGCACAAGGGCGCGGAGGCGGCCGCGAGGCTTCCCAACGTGGCGCCGCTCTCTAAgtgccgcctccgcctcctcaaGCTCGAGCGGGTCAAGGACTatctcctcatggaggaggagtTCGTCGCAGCGCAGGAGCGCCTCCGCCCCCAGGAGGGCAAGACCGAGGAGGACCGCTCCAAGGTCGACGACCTCCGTGGAACGCCCATGAGCGTCGGATCCCTTGAGGAGATCATCGACGAGAGCCATGCCATCGTCTCCTCGTCCGTCGGCCCCGAGTACTACGTCGGCATCCTCTCCTTCGTCGACAAGGACCAGCTCGAGCCGGGATGCTCAATCCTCATGCACAACAAG GTTCTGTCTGTGGTTGGTATATTGCAAGATGAAGTTGATCCTATGGTATCTGTGATGAAAGTTGAGAAAGCTCCTCTGGAATCTTATGCTGACATTGGTGGGTTAGATGCTCAGATTCAAGAAATTAAAGAAGCAGTTGAGCTTCCATTGACCCATCCCGAGCTGTATGAAGACATTGGAATCAGGCCACCCAAGGGAGTCATATTATATGGAGAACCTGGAACAGGGAAAACTCTACTTGCTAAG GCTGTCGCTAACTCCACATCTGCGACTTTCTTGCGTGTTGTCGGAAGTGAGCTTATTCAAAAGTATCTTGGTGATGGTCCAAAACTAGTCAGAGAGCTGTTTAGGGTGGCTGATGAGTTTTCTCCTTCAATAGTCTTTATTGATGAGATAGATGCAATTGGAACAAAGAGGTATGATGCTCATTCAGGAGGCGAGCGTGAGATTCAAAGAACTATGTTGGAGCTGTTGAATCAGCTAGATGGTTTTGACTCGCGTGGAGATGTTAAAGTTATTCTAGCAACAAACCGCATTGAAAGTCTTGATCCAGCTTTGCTTCGGCCAGGCCGAATAGACCGGAAGATAGAATTTCCTTTGCCAGATATTAAAACTAGGCGCCGCATCTTCCAG ATACACACGTCAAAGATGACGTTAGCTGATGATGTGAACCTGGAAGAGTTTGTTATGACCAAAGATGAGTTCTCAGGAGCTGATATTAAGGCTATATGCACGGAGGCTGGATTGCTCGCCCTTAGAGAACGTAGAATGAAG ATCAACCAAAGGGAGCACCACACAGCTgccaaacaaaaaaatatcacCACGGTTCTGCTTAGCACCCCCATGACCCATCCATAA
- the LOC133891438 gene encoding pyruvate decarboxylase 2-like: MDASIGSVDGHRPAGNGAVASAPGCSYMTSAPVSTPGPGDATLGRHLARRLVQVGVSDVFAVPGDFNLTLLDHLIAEPGLRLVGCCNELNAGYAADGYARARGVGACAVTFTVGGLSVLNAIAGAYSENLPLICIVGGPNSNDYGTNRILHHTIGLPDFSQELRCFQPVTCHQTVVNNLDDAHEQIDSAISTALKESKPVYISVSCNLPGLPHPTFSRDPVPYLLSPRLSNQMGLEAAVEATVAFLDKAVKPVMVAGPKIRVAKAGEAFVELAEASGYAVATMPSGKGLVPETLPRFIGTYWGAVSTAFCAEIVESADAYLFAGPIFNDYSSVGYSFLLKKDKAVVVQPDRVTVGNGPTFGCIMMKDFLSELARRVRKNTTAYENYRRIFVPEGQPPECELREPLRVNVLFKHIQKMLTGDTAVIAETGDSWFNCQKLKLPDGCGYEFQMQYGSIGWSVGALLGYAQGARSKRVIACIGDGSFQVTAQDVSTMLRCEQTSIIFLINNGGYTIEVEIHDGPYNVIKNWNYTGLVDSIHNGEGNCWTAKVTCEEELTAAIQTAMRERKDCLCFIEVIAHKDDTSKELLEWGSRVSAANSRPPNPQ, encoded by the exons ATGGACGCCAGCATCGGCTCCGTGGACGGCCACAGGCCCGCAGGCAATGGCGCGGTGGCGTCCGCGCCCGGCTGCTCCTACATGACGTCCGCGCCGGTCTCCACCCCGGGGCCGGGGGACGCCACGCTCGGCAGGCACCTGGCGCGCCGCCTCGTGCAGGTCGGCGTCAGCGATGTCTTCGCCGTGCCCGGGGACTTCAACCTCACGCTGCTCGACCACCTCATCGCCGAGCCCGGCCTGCGCCTCGTGGGGTGCTGCAACGAGCTCAACGCCGGATACGCCGCCGACGGCTACGCGCGCGCAAGAGGCGTCGGCGCCTGCGCCGTCACCTTCACCGTGGGCGGCCTCAGCGTGCTCAACGCCATCGCCGGAGCCTACAGTGAGAACCTCCCCTTGATCTGCATCGTCGGTGGACCCAACTCCAACGACTACGGCACCAACCGCATCCTCCACCACACCATCGGCCTCCCGGACTTCTCCCAGGAGCTCCGCTGCTTCCAGCCGGTCACCTGCCACCAGACTGTGGTCAACAACCTCGACGACGCCCACGAGCAGATCGACAGCGCCATCTCCACAGCGCTCAAGGAGAGCAAGCCCGTCTACATCAGCGTCAGCTGCAACCTCCCCGGCTTGCCGCACCCGACATTCAGCCGCGACCCCGTCCCATACTTGCTCTCCCCAAG GCTGAGCAACCAGATGGGCCTTGAGGCAGCGGTGGAGGCGACCGTCGCGTTCCTAGACAAGGCCGTGAAGCCGGTGATGGTGGCCGGCCCCAAGATACGCGTGGCCAAGGCCGGGGAAGCCTTCGTGGAGCTGGCGGAGGCTAGCGGCTACGCGGTCGCGACCATGCCGTCGGGCAAGGGGCTCGTGCCGGAGACGCTGCCACGCTTCATCGGCACGTACTGGGGCGCGGTGAGCACGGCCTTCTGCGCGGAGATCGTCGAGTCCGCCGACGCTTACCTCTTCGCGGGCCCCATCTTCAACGACTACAGCTCCGTTGGCTACTCCTTCCTGCTCAAGAAGGACAAGGCCGTCGTCGTGCAGCCCGACCGCGTCACTGTCGGCAATGGCCCGACGTTCGGCTGCATCATGATGAAGGACTTCCTGTCGGAGCTGGCCAGGCGCGTGCGGAAGAACACCACCGCCTACGAGAACTACCGGAGGATCTTCGTGCCGGAGGGGCAGCCGCCCGAGTGCGAGCTCAGGGAGCCCCTGCGCGTCAACGTCCTCTTCAAGCACATCCAGAAGATGCTCACCGGCGATACCGCAGTCATCGCCGAGACCGGCGACTCGTGGTTCAACTGCCAGAAGCTCAAGCTGCCCGACGGCTGCGG GTACGAGTTCCAGATGCAGTACGGGTCCATCGGCTGGTCGGTCGGGGCGCTGCTCGGGTACGCTCAGGGCGCCAGGAGCAAGCGTGTCATCGCCTGCATTGGAGACGGCAGCTTCCAG GTGACGGCACAGGACGTGTCCACGATGCTGCGGTGCGAGCAGACGAGCATCATCTTCCTGATCAACAATGGCGGGTACACCATCGAGGTGGAGATCCACGACGGCCCGTACAACGTCATCAAGAACTGGAACTACACCGGCCTTGTAGACTCCATCCACAACGGAGAGGGCAACTGCTGGACCGCCAAGGTGACGTGCGAGGAGGAGCTCACGGCGGCGATCCAGACGGCgatgagggagaggaaggaCTGCCTGTGCTTCATAGAGGTGATCGCGCACAAGGACGACACCAGCAAGGAGCTGCTCGAGTGGGGATCCAGGGTCTCCGCCGCCAACTCCAGGCCGCCCAACCCACAGTAG